From Phaeocystidibacter marisrubri, the proteins below share one genomic window:
- a CDS encoding DNA topoisomerase IV subunit B, which translates to MSGTQYTEDNIRSLDWKEHIRLRPGMYIGKLGDGTSPDDGIYILLKEVIDNSIDEFVMGAGKTIEVSIRDGVVTVRDYGRGIPLGKVVDVVSKMNTGAKYDSKAFKKSVGLNGVGTKAVNALSSTFRVQAVRDGETKYADFEKGNLVEESSVEPTSQRKGTKVQFTPDPSIFLNYRYRDEYVSKMLWNYVYLNPGLTIYFNGEKYYSENGLKDLLADNLTGEIMHDIIHLKGEDIEIALTHAERSQSEQYYSFVNGQHTTQGGTHQSALREALVKTIRDFYGKNYDASDIRQSVIVAISVKVIEPVFESQTKTKLGSNDIGPDGPSLRTFVNDFLKNSLDNFLHRNSDVADTIQKKIIRAERERKELSGIQKLARERAKKASLHNRKLRDCKIHYVDNKDERHGETTLFITEGDSASGSITKSRDVKTQAVFSLKGKPLNCYSLTKKVVYENEEFNLLQAALNIEDGLENLRYNNVVIATDADVDGMHIRLLLITFFLQFFPELVQERHLYILQTPLFRVRNKKETIYCYSEEERRAAMLKLGSKPEITRFKGLGEISPDEFKYFIGDEIRLEPVLLGPGQKIEDILEFYMGKNTPERQEFIISNLRVEKDPVENQ; encoded by the coding sequence ATGTCAGGAACACAGTATACAGAAGATAATATTCGGAGTCTAGATTGGAAGGAACACATCCGCCTTCGTCCTGGTATGTATATCGGGAAACTCGGCGATGGTACTTCACCAGATGATGGTATCTACATTCTTCTGAAAGAGGTGATTGACAACTCGATTGATGAGTTCGTCATGGGCGCTGGTAAAACCATTGAAGTTTCTATTCGCGACGGAGTGGTGACCGTACGAGATTACGGTAGAGGTATTCCGTTGGGAAAAGTGGTGGACGTGGTTTCAAAGATGAACACTGGTGCCAAGTACGATTCCAAAGCGTTTAAGAAGTCGGTGGGTTTGAACGGTGTGGGTACCAAAGCGGTTAACGCATTGTCGAGTACTTTCCGCGTTCAAGCAGTTCGAGATGGAGAAACGAAATACGCCGACTTTGAAAAGGGGAACCTCGTTGAGGAGTCGAGCGTAGAACCCACCTCGCAGAGAAAGGGGACAAAAGTTCAGTTTACTCCAGATCCATCTATCTTCTTAAATTACCGCTATCGCGATGAGTACGTTTCCAAAATGCTTTGGAATTACGTTTATCTCAATCCGGGTCTGACGATTTATTTCAACGGTGAGAAGTACTACTCTGAAAATGGTCTGAAAGATCTATTGGCAGATAACCTCACAGGAGAGATCATGCACGATATCATTCACCTTAAAGGTGAGGATATCGAAATTGCATTGACCCACGCAGAGCGCTCTCAAAGTGAACAGTATTACTCGTTTGTAAACGGTCAGCATACCACGCAAGGAGGTACGCACCAATCTGCTTTGCGAGAGGCCTTGGTGAAAACGATTCGCGATTTTTACGGCAAGAACTACGACGCTTCAGACATTCGTCAGAGTGTGATTGTAGCCATCAGTGTAAAAGTGATTGAACCCGTGTTCGAGAGTCAGACTAAGACCAAGCTCGGTTCAAACGATATCGGTCCAGATGGACCATCACTTCGAACGTTTGTAAACGATTTCCTCAAGAATAGTCTCGATAACTTCCTTCACCGAAATTCGGATGTAGCCGATACCATCCAGAAGAAGATCATCCGCGCAGAGCGCGAGAGAAAAGAGTTGAGTGGTATTCAGAAATTGGCTCGCGAACGCGCTAAGAAAGCCAGTTTACACAACCGCAAACTTCGCGATTGTAAGATTCACTACGTGGATAACAAGGACGAACGTCACGGTGAAACCACCCTCTTTATTACCGAGGGTGATTCAGCATCGGGATCGATTACGAAAAGTCGGGATGTGAAAACTCAGGCCGTATTCAGTTTAAAAGGGAAACCGCTGAACTGTTACAGCTTGACCAAGAAGGTGGTGTACGAAAACGAAGAGTTTAACCTCCTCCAAGCGGCCTTGAACATTGAAGATGGCTTGGAAAACTTGCGTTATAACAACGTGGTGATTGCAACCGATGCCGACGTGGATGGTATGCATATCCGCCTTTTATTGATTACCTTCTTCTTGCAGTTCTTCCCAGAACTCGTTCAAGAAAGACATTTATATATTTTGCAAACCCCGCTCTTCCGAGTGCGCAATAAAAAGGAGACGATTTATTGTTACAGCGAGGAAGAGAGGAGAGCAGCAATGCTCAAATTAGGTAGTAAACCGGAAATTACTCGATTTAAGGGTTTGGGTGAAATCTCCCCAGATGAGTTTAAGTACTTCATTGGGGATGAGATTCGCTTGGAACCTGTGCTTTTGGGACCTGGGCAGAAAATCGAAGACATTTTGGAATTCTACATGGGTAAGAACACACCTGAACGTCAGGAGTTCATTATCAGTAATTTGCGTGTTGAAAAGGATCCTGTAGAAAACCAGTAG
- a CDS encoding YfiT family bacillithiol transferase, producing the protein MTKTKLDPNQMDLKYPIGTFSMPNDFSTDLLDHWIQRIERLPFELGQTLYNVEPSKLDATYRDGSWNVRQLVHHLADSHMHGLTRIKWALTEDQPEIKTYNEVKWSSLPDASDLPINISLKWIEGIHTRWTYLLRTLSEDELSRTFYHPQNKVNVSVYEQCGLYAWHGDHHLAHIRIALKNGGKH; encoded by the coding sequence ATGACAAAGACGAAATTAGATCCAAACCAGATGGACTTGAAATATCCAATTGGCACCTTCAGCATGCCCAATGATTTTTCAACCGACCTCCTCGACCACTGGATTCAACGCATTGAACGTCTCCCCTTTGAATTGGGACAAACACTGTACAACGTTGAGCCTTCAAAGTTGGATGCAACTTATCGCGACGGAAGTTGGAACGTACGACAATTGGTTCATCACCTCGCTGACAGCCACATGCATGGGCTTACAAGAATAAAGTGGGCACTGACTGAAGACCAGCCAGAAATCAAAACGTACAATGAGGTAAAATGGTCGTCTCTACCCGACGCTTCTGACTTACCTATCAACATCAGTTTAAAATGGATAGAGGGGATACATACGCGATGGACTTACTTGTTAAGAACCCTATCAGAAGATGAGTTAAGTCGAACGTTTTATCATCCTCAAAACAAAGTCAACGTTAGTGTTTACGAGCAATGCGGCTTATACGCATGGCATGGAGATCATCATCTAGCTCATATTCGCATAGCGTTGAAAAATGGTGGAAAGCACTAA
- the ychF gene encoding redox-regulated ATPase YchF: protein MKCGIVGLPNVGKSTLFNCLSNAKAQAANYPFCTIEPNMGTVNVPDPRIYKLEELVNPERVMPATVEIVDIAGLVKGASKGEGLGNKFLGNIRECNAIIHVLRCFENGNITHVDGSINPVRDKETIDTELQLKDLETLEKRLEKAKKNAKGSNKEAFREVDMIQRLTAFVEEGKSVRGFERNDEEAEWLEDYQLLTDKPVLYLCNVEESNAATGNDHVEAVRKAVADENAEVIFIAAATEADIAELESYEEREMFLEEAGLSEPGVNRVIRAAYSLLKLQTYFTAGVKEVRAWTIPQGCTAPQAAGVIHSDFEKGFIRAEVISYSDYEKYKTEAAAREAGRLRVEGKEYIVQDGDVMHFRFNV from the coding sequence ATGAAATGTGGCATCGTAGGCTTACCGAATGTAGGTAAATCAACTCTATTCAACTGTTTGAGCAATGCAAAGGCTCAAGCGGCAAATTATCCTTTCTGTACAATCGAACCCAATATGGGAACGGTGAACGTACCTGATCCGAGGATTTACAAGCTCGAGGAGTTGGTGAATCCAGAGCGTGTGATGCCTGCAACGGTTGAGATTGTTGACATTGCCGGATTGGTGAAAGGTGCGAGTAAAGGCGAAGGATTGGGAAACAAGTTCCTCGGTAATATTCGCGAGTGTAATGCAATCATTCACGTATTGCGTTGTTTCGAAAACGGGAACATCACACATGTTGATGGAAGTATCAACCCTGTTCGCGACAAAGAGACGATCGACACGGAACTTCAGCTTAAGGATCTTGAAACGTTGGAAAAGCGTTTGGAGAAAGCAAAGAAGAACGCCAAAGGATCCAACAAGGAGGCATTTCGCGAGGTGGATATGATTCAACGTCTTACCGCTTTTGTGGAAGAGGGAAAGTCGGTGCGTGGATTTGAGCGAAACGATGAAGAAGCCGAGTGGTTGGAAGATTATCAACTACTTACAGATAAGCCGGTTCTTTACTTGTGTAACGTTGAAGAGTCGAATGCCGCTACTGGAAACGATCATGTAGAAGCCGTTCGCAAGGCGGTGGCAGACGAGAATGCTGAGGTGATTTTTATCGCAGCTGCAACCGAAGCCGATATTGCTGAATTGGAATCTTACGAGGAACGCGAGATGTTCTTGGAAGAGGCGGGATTGTCCGAGCCAGGTGTGAATCGCGTTATTCGCGCTGCATACAGCTTGTTGAAATTGCAAACCTACTTCACCGCCGGAGTGAAAGAAGTAAGGGCATGGACAATTCCTCAAGGATGTACCGCACCACAAGCTGCTGGAGTAATTCACAGCGATTTTGAAAAGGGTTTCATCCGTGCAGAAGTAATCTCTTACAGCGATTACGAGAAGTATAAGACTGAAGCTGCTGCCCGTGAGGCTGGTCGATTACGTGTAGAAGGGAAGGAGTACATCGTTCAAGACGGCGATGTGATGCACTTCCGTTTTAACGTGTAA
- a CDS encoding DNA gyrase/topoisomerase IV subunit A, which translates to MTIENEDGRDLNEELNGGGELENQEELQDEDSSDKVTVSKVSGMYEDYFLDYASYVILERAVPSLEDGFKPVQRRLLHALRELDDGRFHKVANVIGHTMKYHPHGDASIGDALVQLGQKDILVDTQGNWGNILTGDNAAAPRYIEARLSKFALEVVFNPKITDWQLSYDGRAKEPIHLPVKFPLLLAQGVEGIAVGLSTRVLPHNFVELIDASIKILRGKKVEVLPDFPTGGIADFTQYNDGIRGGKVRIRAKISQLDKKTLVITEIPFGTTTQSLIDSIVKANEKGKIKIKKIEDNTAEHVEIVIHLPANISPDKTIDALYAFTSCENSVSPLCCIIENDRPLFIGVSELLRRSTEHTLELLKAELEINLKELQESWHFASLEKIFIENKIYREIEEAETWEEVIGNIRRGLEPFIKHLLRPVTEEDIVRLTEIRIKRISKFDSTKADEHIVILEGRIEEIKNKLANLVDYAVDYFKNLKKKYSEGRERKTEIRVFDEIVATKVAIANEKLYVNREEGFIGTSLKKDEYVCDCSDIDDIIIFRRDGVMSVTKVDTKTYVGKDIIHVAVFKKGDKRTVYNMIYRDGGPKGKAMMKRFNVTSVTRDKEYDLTAGTKGSEVMYFTANPNGEAEVVTVHLKALQRLKKLKFDLDFSDLAIKGRNAKGNIASKYPVRKIELKEEGVSTLAPRRVWYDDTVQRLNYDGRGQLLGAFRGDNKILTILSSGHYRLTSFDVSTHFDEDMILMEKWRPDQPITAVYYDGAKDRYYVKRFLIEVVNGEKNLFISDADGSRLELVSTSDEPSIEVIFKKVKGKERDPETTNLAEFISVKGWKALGNQLTPHPVKVINLLPDPEPEEVEEEEVDEADENTNTNEPSHSNSSADDDGPAQITLEF; encoded by the coding sequence ATGACAATTGAGAATGAAGATGGTCGTGATTTGAACGAAGAGTTGAATGGTGGAGGCGAATTGGAGAATCAAGAAGAACTCCAAGACGAGGATTCATCGGATAAAGTGACAGTTAGTAAGGTTTCTGGGATGTATGAAGATTACTTCCTAGACTACGCTTCGTACGTTATTTTGGAGCGTGCCGTACCTTCGTTGGAAGACGGTTTTAAGCCGGTTCAACGCCGATTACTCCATGCCCTTCGCGAGTTGGATGATGGACGTTTCCACAAAGTGGCAAACGTGATTGGTCATACCATGAAGTATCACCCACACGGTGATGCCTCCATCGGTGACGCTTTGGTTCAGTTGGGACAAAAAGACATTCTAGTTGATACGCAGGGAAACTGGGGTAATATCCTTACCGGGGATAATGCTGCAGCTCCTCGTTACATTGAAGCACGCCTCAGTAAGTTCGCTCTTGAGGTGGTCTTCAACCCTAAAATTACAGATTGGCAACTTTCCTACGACGGTAGAGCTAAGGAGCCGATTCACCTTCCTGTTAAATTCCCATTGCTCCTAGCTCAAGGCGTTGAAGGGATTGCTGTGGGTTTGAGCACACGTGTTCTTCCCCACAATTTTGTGGAATTGATCGATGCTTCTATCAAAATCCTAAGAGGTAAAAAGGTAGAAGTCCTTCCCGATTTTCCAACGGGAGGTATTGCTGATTTCACGCAGTACAACGACGGTATTCGAGGAGGTAAGGTTCGCATTCGTGCAAAGATTTCTCAGCTCGATAAAAAGACATTGGTGATTACCGAAATTCCATTCGGTACCACCACTCAAAGCTTGATTGATTCCATCGTTAAAGCCAACGAGAAAGGGAAGATCAAGATCAAGAAGATTGAAGATAATACGGCTGAGCACGTAGAGATTGTCATTCATCTTCCGGCCAACATTTCTCCAGATAAGACCATCGATGCACTTTATGCTTTCACCAGTTGTGAAAACAGTGTGTCGCCACTTTGTTGTATCATCGAGAACGACAGACCGCTTTTTATTGGCGTGTCTGAATTGTTGAGAAGAAGCACAGAACACACACTCGAGTTGCTCAAGGCTGAACTCGAAATCAACCTCAAAGAACTTCAAGAGAGCTGGCACTTTGCTTCGTTGGAGAAGATATTTATCGAGAATAAGATTTACCGCGAAATTGAAGAAGCCGAGACTTGGGAAGAAGTGATTGGCAATATTCGGAGAGGATTAGAGCCGTTTATCAAGCACCTCTTGCGTCCAGTTACAGAAGAGGATATCGTTCGTTTAACGGAAATTCGAATCAAGCGTATTTCGAAGTTTGACTCTACCAAGGCCGATGAACATATCGTGATTCTTGAAGGTAGGATTGAAGAAATCAAGAACAAGTTGGCCAACTTGGTTGACTATGCGGTAGATTACTTCAAGAATCTCAAGAAGAAATATTCAGAAGGCAGAGAGCGTAAAACGGAAATTCGTGTATTCGACGAGATTGTTGCGACGAAGGTGGCTATTGCCAATGAGAAACTCTACGTGAACCGCGAAGAGGGCTTTATTGGAACTTCTTTGAAGAAGGACGAGTACGTTTGTGATTGCTCGGACATTGACGATATCATCATTTTCAGAAGAGACGGTGTGATGTCGGTGACCAAGGTAGATACGAAAACCTATGTGGGTAAGGACATTATCCATGTGGCCGTATTTAAGAAAGGCGATAAGCGCACGGTGTACAACATGATATACCGCGATGGAGGTCCAAAGGGTAAGGCGATGATGAAGCGCTTTAACGTGACCAGCGTGACGCGCGATAAAGAATATGACTTAACAGCGGGCACAAAAGGTTCTGAAGTGATGTACTTTACCGCAAATCCCAATGGTGAGGCTGAGGTAGTTACGGTTCACTTGAAGGCTCTTCAACGTTTAAAGAAGCTCAAGTTTGATCTTGATTTCTCTGACTTGGCCATTAAGGGACGAAATGCAAAGGGAAATATCGCTTCTAAATATCCCGTTCGTAAGATCGAATTGAAAGAGGAAGGTGTAAGTACACTTGCTCCACGAAGAGTGTGGTACGATGACACCGTGCAACGACTTAACTACGACGGACGAGGTCAGTTGTTAGGTGCCTTTAGGGGTGATAATAAGATACTTACCATACTTTCATCAGGACACTATCGCCTTACTAGTTTTGATGTGAGTACCCACTTTGATGAGGATATGATCCTTATGGAGAAGTGGCGCCCAGACCAGCCGATTACAGCGGTTTACTATGACGGAGCAAAGGATAGATACTATGTGAAGCGCTTCCTCATAGAGGTGGTGAACGGAGAGAAGAACCTCTTCATTTCTGACGCAGATGGATCTCGATTAGAGTTGGTATCCACTTCGGATGAGCCTTCTATTGAAGTGATCTTCAAGAAAGTGAAGGGCAAAGAGCGTGATCCAGAAACAACCAACTTAGCAGAGTTTATTTCCGTTAAAGGATGGAAGGCATTAGGTAATCAACTTACGCCACATCCGGTAAAAGTGATTAACTTGCTTCCAGATCCTGAACCTGAGGAGGTTGAGGAAGAAGAAGTAGATGAAGCTGACGAGAACACAAATACAAATGAACCGTCTCATTCCAATTCCTCTGCGGATGATGATGGTCCAGCCCAGATTACTCTGGAGTTCTAA
- a CDS encoding transketolase family protein: MKYTDSGSKDTRSGFGAGLHELGKNNPDVVALCADLTGSLKMDAFKNDFPDRFFQTGIAEANMMGIAAGMTIGGKIPFTGTFANFSTGRVYDQIRQSIAYSGKNVKICASHAGLTLGEDGATHQILEDIGLMKMLPGMTVISPCDYNQTKAATIAIAEHNGPVYLRFGRPKVANFTDPNEKFEIGKAQMLKEGKDVTIIANGHLVWKALQAADALEAKGIDAEVINIHTIKPLDDAAILASVRKTGCVVTAEEHQMNGGLGDSVAQLLATSTPTPQEFVAVNDSFGESGTPDQLMIKYGLSEENIVAAAEKVMKRK, from the coding sequence ATGAAATATACGGACAGCGGAAGCAAGGACACTCGTTCCGGATTTGGAGCAGGCCTTCACGAACTTGGCAAAAACAACCCTGATGTTGTAGCACTTTGTGCAGACCTCACCGGCTCCCTTAAAATGGATGCCTTTAAAAACGATTTTCCAGATCGCTTCTTCCAAACCGGTATTGCGGAAGCAAACATGATGGGCATTGCCGCAGGTATGACCATCGGTGGTAAGATTCCTTTCACAGGTACTTTTGCCAACTTCTCTACAGGTCGCGTTTACGATCAAATTCGTCAGTCCATTGCCTACTCTGGCAAGAACGTGAAGATTTGTGCTTCACACGCGGGTCTTACTCTTGGAGAAGACGGAGCAACTCACCAAATTTTGGAAGACATCGGATTGATGAAAATGCTTCCTGGCATGACCGTCATTTCTCCATGTGACTACAATCAAACCAAGGCAGCTACCATTGCTATTGCTGAACACAATGGTCCGGTTTATCTCCGTTTTGGTCGCCCGAAGGTAGCCAACTTCACCGATCCTAACGAGAAGTTTGAAATTGGCAAGGCACAAATGCTCAAGGAAGGAAAAGATGTTACCATCATTGCCAATGGTCACTTGGTATGGAAAGCTCTTCAAGCAGCAGATGCATTAGAGGCAAAAGGTATTGATGCGGAAGTCATCAACATTCATACAATTAAGCCCCTCGACGATGCAGCCATCTTAGCTTCGGTTCGCAAAACGGGATGTGTAGTTACGGCAGAAGAGCACCAAATGAACGGTGGATTGGGCGATAGCGTTGCTCAACTTCTCGCTACTTCTACTCCTACTCCACAAGAATTCGTGGCTGTAAACGACAGCTTCGGAGAATCTGGAACTCCAGATCAACTTATGATCAAGTATGGTCTCAGCGAAGAAAACATTGTGGCTGCTGCTGAAAAGGTAATGAAGCGCAAGTAA
- a CDS encoding transketolase: MCTFARDIQSTTDTQMANTELKELCTQVRRDIVRMVHAVNSGHPGGSLGCTEFFVALYGEMMEYDAANFTMDGINEDLFFLSNGHISPVYYSVLARNGFFAVDELNTFRKINSRLQGHPTTHEGLEGIRIASGSLGQGMSVAIGAAEAKKLNNDSHLVYSLHGDGELQEGQIWEAALYAAGKKIDNLICTIDANGQQIDGSTDDVLPMGDIGSKFAAFGWDVMTIEKGNDLDAVIAGLNEAKSRTGKGKPVCIVMKTEMGAGIDFMEGTHKWHGIAPNDEQLEAALAQLPSTLADY, from the coding sequence ATGTGTACCTTTGCCCGCGATATTCAATCTACAACTGATACTCAGATGGCCAACACTGAATTAAAAGAACTTTGTACACAAGTTCGCAGAGATATTGTACGAATGGTACACGCCGTGAATAGCGGTCACCCAGGTGGATCTTTGGGCTGTACAGAATTCTTTGTAGCCCTTTACGGCGAAATGATGGAATACGACGCTGCCAACTTCACTATGGACGGCATCAATGAGGATTTGTTCTTCCTATCCAATGGTCACATTTCCCCAGTTTACTATAGTGTTCTTGCACGCAACGGCTTCTTTGCAGTTGACGAATTGAATACTTTCCGGAAAATCAACTCTCGTCTCCAAGGTCACCCTACTACTCACGAAGGTCTTGAAGGAATCCGCATCGCTAGTGGTTCCCTTGGACAAGGTATGTCGGTTGCCATTGGTGCAGCGGAAGCAAAAAAATTGAACAACGACTCTCACCTAGTATACAGTCTACATGGCGACGGTGAGCTTCAAGAAGGTCAGATTTGGGAAGCAGCGCTTTATGCAGCTGGTAAGAAAATTGACAACTTGATCTGTACCATCGATGCCAATGGTCAGCAAATTGACGGTTCTACAGATGACGTTCTTCCTATGGGCGACATCGGTAGCAAGTTTGCAGCCTTTGGTTGGGATGTGATGACTATTGAGAAAGGAAACGATCTCGATGCAGTAATCGCAGGTCTAAATGAAGCAAAATCGAGAACTGGAAAAGGAAAACCAGTTTGTATCGTTATGAAAACAGAGATGGGTGCCGGTATCGACTTTATGGAAGGTACACACAAATGGCACGGAATTGCTCCAAACGACGAGCAACTCGAAGCGGCACTTGCCCAGCTTCCATCTACACTGGCTGACTATTAA
- a CDS encoding RNA polymerase sigma factor produces MHQSNVTEANITQLYEAHNFKGAFNALVETQQEQLLRVILRIVGDHDEALDLLQDTFIKIWQNLEKFEGKSKWSTWTYRIASNEALMYLRKKKKWMTTSDPLVTEQLEASSFFDGDEAMVALYRALDTLPAKQRLVFQMRYFDELPYSEIAEITSTSEGALKASYHHAVKKIESEVIRFKQFEDLSIKEAS; encoded by the coding sequence TTGCATCAAAGCAACGTGACCGAAGCAAACATCACTCAACTCTACGAAGCGCACAACTTTAAAGGCGCCTTCAATGCTCTTGTTGAAACTCAACAAGAACAATTACTGCGTGTTATCTTGAGGATTGTTGGTGATCACGATGAAGCCCTCGATTTACTGCAAGACACCTTTATCAAGATCTGGCAGAACTTGGAGAAATTTGAAGGCAAGAGTAAATGGAGTACTTGGACTTACCGGATTGCATCCAATGAAGCCCTGATGTATTTGAGAAAAAAGAAGAAATGGATGACCACTTCTGACCCTTTGGTAACGGAGCAGCTGGAGGCCAGTTCTTTTTTTGATGGAGATGAAGCTATGGTAGCACTCTACAGGGCGCTTGACACGCTTCCAGCCAAGCAGCGATTGGTTTTTCAAATGCGCTATTTCGATGAACTCCCTTATTCAGAAATCGCGGAAATCACGTCAACCAGTGAAGGCGCTTTGAAGGCGAGTTACCATCATGCCGTAAAAAAGATTGAGTCTGAAGTGATTCGTTTTAAACAATTTGAAGATTTAAGCATCAAAGAAGCATCATGA
- a CDS encoding vWA domain-containing protein has product MHRAQFRHIFLTLLFLGMGFGVHAQNDNPPTTRILFIFDGSGSMHGRWESDKKITVAQRLMTQMLDSLNSLRIENFQLGLRVYGHTKPSPPQDCNDTHLEVPFADNNFNRIKRTLRSIIPKGTTPIARSLERAASDFPPCDNCRDIIILITDGIEECDGDPCAVSRMLQSRGIILKPFVIGIGLDMEFRETFECVGNYYDAADENTFREVLGVVISQALNNTTAQINLIDDNGSASETDVPITLYNHTSGKLEESFVHTMNFRGYPDTIYLDPLVTYDMVVHTIPPVRTDSIRIVAGRHNHVGAKAGQGSLELRMGSPRNNDMPITIVRKHNTMATVNTQRFNTEQKYLTGIYDLEILTLPRIYQNGVRIDQSTSTRVAIPTPGTVTFQTIAPGPGAIFVMRGDELEWVVDLDPTSSRQSFALQPGNYKVIFRVQSAQNTSYSKTESFTVSTGNSTIVKIQ; this is encoded by the coding sequence ATGCATAGAGCTCAATTCAGACATATCTTCTTAACCCTCCTCTTTTTGGGGATGGGCTTTGGGGTGCATGCTCAAAATGACAATCCCCCAACTACGCGTATTCTCTTTATTTTCGATGGCTCTGGATCCATGCATGGACGATGGGAATCGGATAAAAAGATTACGGTTGCTCAACGTTTGATGACACAAATGTTGGATAGTCTGAATTCACTCCGCATTGAAAATTTCCAGTTAGGGCTTCGCGTGTATGGTCATACGAAGCCTTCTCCGCCTCAAGATTGTAACGATACACATCTGGAGGTGCCGTTTGCCGATAACAATTTCAATCGAATTAAGCGAACGCTTCGAAGCATCATCCCAAAGGGCACTACGCCCATTGCACGGTCGCTGGAGCGCGCCGCTTCGGATTTTCCTCCATGCGACAATTGTAGAGACATTATCATCTTGATTACCGACGGTATTGAAGAGTGTGATGGTGATCCTTGTGCAGTTTCTAGAATGCTCCAAAGCAGAGGCATCATTTTGAAGCCTTTTGTAATTGGAATTGGATTGGATATGGAGTTCCGCGAAACGTTTGAATGCGTGGGGAATTATTATGATGCAGCCGATGAAAACACCTTCCGAGAAGTTCTTGGGGTAGTGATTAGTCAGGCGCTCAACAACACCACCGCGCAAATCAATTTGATAGATGACAACGGATCGGCATCGGAGACAGATGTTCCAATCACGCTCTACAATCACACCTCTGGAAAATTGGAAGAGTCCTTTGTTCACACGATGAATTTTAGAGGCTATCCAGATACAATCTACCTAGATCCGTTAGTAACCTACGACATGGTGGTTCACACCATTCCACCCGTTAGAACGGATTCCATTCGAATTGTAGCCGGAAGACACAATCATGTGGGTGCAAAAGCGGGACAAGGTTCGCTAGAGTTGAGAATGGGCTCTCCGCGCAACAACGACATGCCAATTACCATTGTGCGAAAACACAACACAATGGCCACCGTTAACACACAACGGTTCAACACAGAGCAGAAATACCTCACGGGCATATATGACCTAGAGATTTTAACGCTGCCTAGAATTTATCAAAATGGCGTGCGAATAGATCAAAGCACTTCTACTCGCGTAGCCATTCCAACGCCGGGTACTGTTACGTTTCAAACCATTGCCCCTGGACCGGGAGCCATCTTCGTAATGAGAGGCGATGAACTTGAATGGGTAGTGGATTTAGATCCAACCAGTAGCCGACAATCCTTTGCGTTGCAACCGGGAAATTACAAGGTGATCTTCCGTGTGCAATCAGCGCAAAACACTTCGTACAGTAAGACAGAATCATTTACCGTATCCACGGGCAATTCAACCATAGTCAAAATTCAGTGA